One window from the genome of Natrinema caseinilyticum encodes:
- a CDS encoding CaiB/BaiF CoA transferase family protein: MNLEDYTVLDLTWLLPGPYGTMLLGDMGAEVIKIEEPTRGDYARWLEPVVEPTDSGALFHSVNRNKKSVTLDLKSDEGREAFLELAADADVVFEQFRPGVVDRLGIGYDDVRAVNEDIVYCSLSGYGQDGPYSDRVGHDINYVGLAGLMHDTVSKDGSFPAVPTYQIGDKVGGMFSAFMIASALLDREAGNGGQYLDVSMTDVVASLGTGQSWRAFMSEEVPEDEQSPSAMTAPCYDVYETKDGEYVTIAAREDKFWEQLLEELGREDLAEYQFATGADAEYAREELQAEFETRTRDEWEEYLSDETMFAPVNEFDEVFEHPQLESREMVREMDVGDGDPFSYVGFPAKSSSDIDDMRSPAPEFGEHTHDVLSRVLSEDRLTELEENDAI; encoded by the coding sequence ATGAATCTCGAGGACTACACGGTACTCGACCTGACGTGGCTGCTTCCCGGTCCGTACGGAACGATGCTGCTGGGCGACATGGGCGCCGAAGTGATCAAGATCGAAGAGCCGACGCGAGGGGACTACGCCCGTTGGCTCGAGCCGGTGGTCGAGCCCACGGATTCGGGCGCGCTCTTCCACTCGGTCAACCGGAACAAGAAGAGCGTCACGCTTGATCTGAAAAGCGATGAAGGACGGGAAGCGTTCCTCGAACTGGCCGCTGATGCGGACGTCGTCTTCGAGCAGTTCCGACCGGGCGTCGTCGATCGGCTCGGCATCGGGTACGACGATGTTCGAGCGGTGAACGAAGACATCGTCTACTGTTCGCTGTCCGGGTACGGACAGGACGGTCCGTACAGCGACCGAGTCGGCCACGACATCAACTACGTCGGCTTAGCCGGTTTGATGCACGACACTGTCTCGAAAGACGGTTCGTTCCCGGCGGTTCCAACCTACCAGATCGGAGACAAAGTCGGCGGAATGTTCAGCGCGTTCATGATCGCATCTGCGCTCTTGGACCGCGAGGCCGGCAACGGCGGCCAGTATCTCGACGTGTCGATGACCGACGTCGTCGCGTCGCTTGGCACCGGACAGAGCTGGCGAGCGTTCATGAGCGAGGAGGTGCCCGAGGACGAGCAATCGCCGTCGGCCATGACGGCGCCGTGCTACGACGTGTACGAGACGAAAGACGGTGAGTACGTGACGATCGCAGCTCGCGAGGACAAGTTCTGGGAGCAGTTGCTCGAGGAGTTGGGACGGGAGGACCTGGCGGAATACCAGTTCGCGACCGGAGCGGACGCCGAGTACGCTCGCGAGGAACTGCAGGCCGAATTCGAGACCCGAACACGGGACGAGTGGGAGGAGTATCTCTCGGACGAGACGATGTTCGCCCCGGTCAACGAGTTCGACGAGGTGTTCGAACACCCACAGCTCGAGTCGCGAGAGATGGTCCGCGAGATGGACGTCGGCGACGGCGACCCCTTCTCGTACGTCGGCTTTCCGGCGAAGTCCTCGAGCGATATCGACGATATGCGTTCGCCGGCACCGGAGTTCGGCGAACACACGCACGACGTCCTTTCACGAGTACTCTCCGAAGATCGCCTGACGGAACTCGAAGAGAACGACGCTATCTGA
- a CDS encoding acyl-CoA dehydrogenase family protein, with product MEYQDSERARELAQRARSFVDEVVIPRERELEGGTKVPDDVIADLREEARERDLYAPQIGEEHGGMGVEFRDVLPLFEEAGRSLLAPPAMRVDAPDEGNMHTLELAGTENQQERWLEPLLRGELTSAFSMTEPRQGGGADPKMVKTTAEKDGDEWVINGHKWWITNGSEADFFITLARTDQESHPYESCSLIIIPEDTPGLEVKRDIPHMGDDITSMVHSEVLYEDVRVPEENLLGEEGQGFTIAQKRLGPARLTHCMRYSGMASRALEVAKAYTSDREGFGGPVADKQGVRFDIAEAETNLHAARTMVRHAANEISRGNQARVEVSMCKFFTANVTENAINTALQFCGASGIGKDLPIADFYENVRQFRIVDGPDEVHKRVIARDAYEDVEMDELDPLPTF from the coding sequence ATGGAGTACCAAGACTCCGAACGAGCGAGGGAGCTAGCACAGCGAGCACGATCGTTCGTCGACGAGGTCGTCATTCCCCGAGAGCGCGAACTGGAGGGTGGGACGAAAGTCCCCGACGACGTCATCGCCGACCTCCGCGAGGAGGCTCGAGAGCGGGACCTGTACGCGCCCCAGATCGGCGAAGAACACGGCGGCATGGGCGTCGAGTTCCGGGACGTCCTCCCGCTTTTCGAGGAAGCAGGGCGGAGCCTCCTCGCTCCGCCGGCGATGCGCGTCGACGCTCCCGACGAGGGCAACATGCACACGCTCGAACTCGCTGGCACTGAAAACCAACAGGAGCGGTGGCTCGAGCCGCTCCTCCGTGGCGAACTCACCTCCGCGTTCTCGATGACGGAACCCCGTCAGGGGGGTGGTGCGGACCCGAAGATGGTCAAGACCACCGCAGAGAAAGACGGGGACGAGTGGGTGATCAACGGACACAAGTGGTGGATCACGAACGGCAGCGAAGCGGACTTCTTCATCACGCTGGCCCGGACCGATCAGGAGAGCCACCCGTACGAGAGCTGCTCGCTCATCATTATCCCCGAAGACACGCCCGGTCTCGAGGTGAAGCGAGACATCCCGCATATGGGCGACGATATCACGTCAATGGTACATTCGGAAGTCCTCTACGAGGACGTTCGCGTTCCGGAGGAGAACCTCCTGGGGGAGGAAGGGCAAGGATTCACCATCGCACAGAAACGTCTCGGTCCGGCGAGGCTCACTCACTGTATGCGATACTCGGGCATGGCTTCGCGAGCGCTGGAGGTCGCGAAAGCGTACACGAGCGACCGCGAGGGATTCGGCGGGCCGGTCGCCGACAAACAGGGAGTCCGATTCGACATCGCGGAAGCCGAGACGAACCTCCACGCCGCACGGACGATGGTCCGCCACGCCGCCAACGAGATCTCCCGCGGCAATCAGGCTCGCGTCGAGGTGTCCATGTGCAAGTTCTTTACCGCCAACGTCACGGAAAACGCGATCAATACGGCCCTGCAGTTCTGCGGGGCCAGCGGGATCGGCAAGGACCTGCCCATCGCCGACTTCTACGAGAACGTTCGCCAGTTCCGCATCGTCGACGGTCCCGACGAGGTCCACAAACGCGTGATCGCCCGCGACGCGTACGAGGACGTCGAGATGGACGAACTCGATCCGCTTCCGACCTTCTAG